The Fictibacillus arsenicus genome contains a region encoding:
- a CDS encoding GyrI-like domain-containing protein — protein sequence MNKRINKVFQVVGKKNKGLYSNLASEVPINAQGFMSRIDEIKNHLGVEVSLFEPKKGEDHKEGHYYVGVLVKGKMDEVPAGMEYIEISGEFVSTRGSMTVVSDLYTSLQKWSKEHGYHPTQESYFIEMYHPVEEGEEVEIYIPINSCIDNVTSKESQLVT from the coding sequence ATGAATAAAAGAATAAACAAAGTGTTTCAAGTAGTGGGGAAGAAGAACAAAGGTCTTTACAGCAACTTGGCAAGTGAGGTGCCAATAAATGCACAAGGATTCATGAGCAGAATTGATGAAATAAAGAACCACTTAGGAGTAGAGGTTTCGCTTTTCGAACCGAAAAAAGGTGAGGATCATAAAGAAGGACATTATTATGTTGGGGTCCTAGTGAAGGGTAAGATGGATGAAGTGCCAGCTGGCATGGAGTATATAGAAATATCAGGTGAATTTGTTTCAACGAGAGGGAGTATGACGGTTGTATCCGATCTTTACACTTCTTTACAAAAATGGTCTAAAGAACACGGATATCACCCAACACAGGAATCTTATTTTATCGAGATGTATCATCCGGTTGAGGAAGGAGAAGAAGTTGAGATTTACATACCGATAAATAGTTGTATCGATAACGTTACAAGCAAAGAGAGTCAATTAGTCACATAA
- a CDS encoding VOC family protein: MKEKLQRVGTTYIPVTDIHSSKDWYVNKLGAELSYLDEDKAILNLADQSIFLVKSHQGQTSNFKDFNGEERFSLTFEVNGIETLETMHHEFIEQEINVGKIENRGHAGRNFVFQDPSGNLFDVWSELSPKYKKLHMITP; the protein is encoded by the coding sequence ATGAAAGAAAAATTACAAAGAGTGGGTACAACCTATATTCCAGTTACAGACATTCATAGCTCCAAAGATTGGTATGTTAATAAACTAGGTGCAGAATTAAGTTACCTAGATGAAGATAAGGCGATTCTTAACCTTGCAGATCAAAGCATTTTTTTAGTAAAGTCGCACCAGGGACAAACCTCTAACTTTAAGGATTTCAACGGAGAAGAACGTTTCTCGTTAACGTTTGAAGTGAATGGGATTGAAACGTTAGAGACAATGCATCATGAATTTATTGAACAAGAAATTAATGTTGGAAAAATAGAAAACAGAGGTCATGCTGGAAGGAACTTTGTATTTCAAGATCCCAGTGGAAATTTGTTTGATGTATGGAGTGAGTTAAGCCCGAAATATAAAAAGTTACACATGATTACACCATAA
- a CDS encoding GyrI-like domain-containing protein, translating to MKVQLIQNLSVKEVRELKLVGFRVLCGNDEYKNEIPKAVKSLSNRLNEIKHLLNKDIQFGAFFVDSKKEEEDGYWVCVEVEKFEDIPKDMVMITIPRQRYAAANFQGSNQQIFEAYDELHQWAEENGHKRLKNTWHIEIFQSWEDSNNLKVELLDTIK from the coding sequence ATGAAGGTTCAGTTGATACAGAACTTATCTGTAAAAGAAGTTAGAGAACTCAAGCTTGTTGGATTTAGAGTGTTGTGTGGAAACGACGAATACAAAAACGAGATTCCTAAAGCGGTAAAATCCTTGAGCAATCGGTTGAATGAGATTAAACACCTGTTGAACAAAGATATTCAATTTGGAGCTTTTTTCGTTGATTCAAAAAAGGAAGAGGAAGACGGGTATTGGGTCTGTGTGGAAGTGGAGAAGTTTGAAGATATCCCAAAAGATATGGTAATGATAACAATTCCACGTCAAAGGTATGCTGCAGCAAACTTTCAAGGATCAAATCAACAAATATTTGAAGCATATGATGAACTGCATCAATGGGCTGAGGAAAACGGCCATAAAAGGCTAAAAAATACATGGCACATTGAGATTTTTCAGTCTTGGGAAGACTCTAATAACCTTAAGGTGGAACTGCTAGATACGATCAAATAA
- a CDS encoding RNA polymerase sigma factor — MNVILADGSEQALSNKHNEESESRIQEMKKEKLVHLARKGNQEAFNELVRLHRAKAHGWAFSVTKDTFLAEDIVQEALYRAFIKIGTLIDTNRFTPWLKQIVRNQAYMSVRSAGYRMESSITSLAAGRENQLSPSMVDWGDIDQILYFISSSASKRSQEDNPEEHLMRLSVVEGICTLLKCLTKREKAFFEAYFFEDLPPLEIAKLFNTTKANVYNTISRSRVKVQKERLRITIHQYVQRKEERGVCKRKVLLKPDI, encoded by the coding sequence ATGAATGTTATTCTCGCTGATGGTAGTGAGCAAGCCTTAAGTAATAAGCATAATGAGGAATCCGAGTCCAGGATTCAAGAGATGAAAAAAGAAAAGTTGGTCCACCTGGCCAGAAAGGGGAATCAAGAAGCTTTCAATGAACTAGTGAGGTTGCATCGGGCAAAAGCTCATGGTTGGGCATTTTCTGTCACTAAGGATACCTTTTTAGCTGAAGACATTGTTCAAGAAGCGTTATACAGAGCTTTTATTAAGATTGGCACACTTATAGACACGAATAGGTTTACTCCTTGGCTTAAACAGATTGTGCGCAATCAAGCTTACATGAGTGTACGTAGTGCCGGCTATCGTATGGAAAGCTCAATAACTTCATTAGCTGCAGGAAGAGAAAATCAGCTTTCGCCGTCCATGGTGGATTGGGGAGATATTGACCAGATCTTATATTTTATTTCTTCTTCCGCTTCTAAAAGATCGCAAGAGGATAATCCTGAAGAACATTTAATGCGGTTAAGCGTGGTGGAGGGGATTTGTACCTTATTAAAGTGTTTGACCAAACGTGAAAAAGCGTTCTTTGAAGCATACTTCTTTGAAGATCTTCCACCACTTGAAATTGCTAAGCTTTTTAATACTACCAAAGCAAATGTGTATAATACCATCTCACGCTCTAGGGTAAAAGTACAAAAGGAAAGACTTCGTATCACGATTCATCAGTACGTTCAGAGAAAGGAAGAGCGAGGAGTTTGTAAACGAAAGGTCTTGTTGAAGCCGGATATTTAG
- a CDS encoding VOC family protein, protein MSKSFIEQVHYIRIPVRDLEKSAQWYGNVLGLELLTITDDPFAILKINEGPFLIILVPTEDETFAHFTIDNKPTFSIGFTSPELSQFHQHLINHGVKVEEILEDKGHAYFNFYDPNGNKLQTHW, encoded by the coding sequence ATGAGTAAATCATTCATTGAACAAGTACATTATATTAGAATCCCGGTTAGAGATTTAGAGAAATCTGCACAATGGTACGGAAATGTTTTAGGGCTTGAATTATTAACCATTACGGATGATCCATTTGCAATTCTTAAAATTAATGAAGGACCTTTTTTAATTATTTTAGTCCCTACTGAAGATGAAACATTTGCACATTTTACAATTGATAATAAACCTACCTTTAGCATTGGCTTTACCAGTCCAGAGTTATCTCAGTTTCATCAACACCTAATTAATCATGGTGTTAAAGTGGAGGAAATACTAGAAGATAAAGGACATGCTTATTTCAACTTTTATGACCCAAATGGTAATAAGCTTCAAACCCATTGGTAA
- a CDS encoding GyrI-like domain-containing protein translates to MGDRAVRNLFPLEDYHPQRTPQSLQVLLGQREKHQKSRKLEVKTVIIEQFKMIAIKVNGRMENFEAGQEVRKGWKKLSHLLSSYDSMAIEENEGIVFYDQGNMVKSDGTIDLWVGVKVSDITHTTEECRGFTIPERRYAKIECCCFSKAEMDRRYHYLSEWIKEEGYQINHDTGAFSLEPNRLDTFNPFEVPAREIQAFDFDILYPIK, encoded by the coding sequence ATGGGTGACAGAGCTGTAAGAAACCTGTTTCCTTTAGAAGATTATCATCCTCAACGAACTCCACAATCGTTGCAAGTTCTATTAGGGCAACGAGAGAAGCATCAAAAAAGCAGAAAACTAGAAGTTAAAACAGTTATTATTGAACAGTTTAAAATGATAGCTATAAAAGTAAACGGTCGTATGGAAAACTTTGAGGCAGGGCAGGAAGTCCGTAAAGGCTGGAAAAAACTAAGCCATTTATTATCTTCTTATGATTCAATGGCAATCGAAGAAAATGAAGGAATTGTCTTTTATGATCAGGGAAATATGGTGAAATCAGACGGAACAATTGACCTTTGGGTAGGAGTTAAAGTGAGTGACATTACTCATACAACTGAGGAGTGTAGAGGATTCACCATACCTGAAAGAAGGTATGCGAAAATTGAATGCTGTTGTTTCAGTAAAGCAGAGATGGACCGTAGATATCATTATTTAAGTGAATGGATTAAAGAAGAAGGATATCAGATTAATCATGATACCGGTGCTTTTTCTCTTGAACCGAATCGTCTTGACACATTTAATCCTTTTGAAGTGCCAGCTCGTGAAATTCAGGCATTTGATTTTGATATTTTATATCCCATTAAATAA
- a CDS encoding helix-turn-helix domain-containing protein: MNYLVSVQAAIDFLEENIEEKIELEDVAKIASMSLPHLYRMFYSLTGYPVKDYMRKRRISIASDHLKYSNRTILDIAIHVGFESQASFTKTFKKVVGITPKVYKDSGMFFCFDRIDLYEKINYLEGRELFDRYPDIKVIQVKDMVVLSYIHRADRLDGIEKEALTVVQYLVQASDLNEKKIRIFGRNIGYDEALDKKSQLYEYEVMISIEDPIVYSIAGMPIKTIQGGMFAVGVTPSTSDASILSLWNQMYSEWLPKSSFKEGKHTYLEEYITFNEKLVRMKLYLPLDRQIRPELITVEETESFRVSYCRSYGHGCLVKADKTLSEWLRSTPSIDYFSAKLYLSYNYDSENDLEHWGEYGITNYLNHEDMNTQSINQKVLGGGLFAVIETRAYGTLMGILEIMHRWIVSGEKYILDDSKQWFAQYQVSSANNNMSVRIYIPIIERGKLYG, encoded by the coding sequence ATGAATTACTTAGTTAGTGTTCAAGCAGCAATAGATTTTTTAGAAGAAAATATTGAAGAGAAAATAGAGTTAGAAGATGTTGCAAAAATAGCCTCCATGTCACTCCCACATTTATACCGCATGTTTTACTCTCTTACTGGTTATCCAGTAAAAGACTACATGCGTAAAAGAAGAATTAGCATCGCTTCAGACCATCTAAAATACTCTAATCGTACAATCTTGGATATTGCTATTCATGTTGGTTTTGAATCACAGGCATCTTTTACAAAGACATTTAAGAAAGTAGTTGGAATTACTCCAAAAGTATATAAAGATTCGGGTATGTTTTTTTGTTTTGACCGAATTGATTTATATGAAAAGATTAATTACTTAGAGGGACGTGAATTATTCGATAGATACCCAGACATAAAGGTCATTCAAGTAAAAGACATGGTGGTATTAAGTTATATACATAGAGCAGACCGTTTAGATGGAATTGAAAAGGAAGCGCTTACGGTAGTTCAATACCTAGTTCAAGCATCTGATTTAAATGAAAAAAAAATAAGGATTTTCGGACGAAATATAGGATACGATGAAGCTTTGGATAAGAAATCTCAATTATATGAATATGAAGTCATGATATCTATTGAAGATCCTATTGTTTATTCAATAGCCGGAATGCCTATTAAAACTATTCAGGGTGGCATGTTTGCAGTGGGGGTAACACCATCAACTAGTGATGCCAGTATTCTATCATTATGGAATCAAATGTATTCAGAGTGGTTGCCTAAAAGTTCGTTTAAAGAAGGCAAACATACGTATTTGGAAGAGTATATTACCTTTAATGAAAAACTTGTTCGAATGAAACTATATTTGCCATTAGACCGCCAGATAAGACCCGAGCTGATTACAGTAGAGGAAACAGAATCTTTTAGGGTGTCATATTGTAGGAGTTACGGACATGGTTGCCTAGTGAAGGCGGATAAAACTTTATCTGAATGGCTAAGATCTACGCCATCAATAGACTATTTCAGTGCTAAGCTTTACTTGTCATACAACTATGATTCTGAAAATGACTTAGAGCATTGGGGTGAATATGGTATTACCAATTATCTAAATCATGAAGATATGAACACTCAAAGTATTAATCAAAAGGTATTGGGTGGTGGATTATTTGCTGTTATTGAAACTAGGGCATACGGAACACTTATGGGTATTTTAGAAATTATGCACCGGTGGATCGTAAGTGGAGAAAAATATATTCTAGATGATTCTAAACAGTGGTTTGCTCAATATCAAGTAAGTTCAGCTAACAATAACATGAGTGTGCGAATCTATATTCCTATTATAGAAAGGGGCAAATTGTATGGGTGA
- a CDS encoding type 1 glutamine amidotransferase family protein, whose translation MQTKKVFLYVFNTMSDWEYGYLIAELNSGRYFKKDLAPLKVMTVGANKEMITTMGGLSIKPDMSLDDCTFENKDLLILPGGTTWSEDIHQPILERIGQALKLGTIVAAICGAIEALANRGYLDTRKHTSNNLEYTKMVCPNYKGEKFYELESAVSDANLVTASGIAPLEFAMEVLKKIDVFTPDALHSWYNLNKTHKPEYFFQLMNSINK comes from the coding sequence ATGCAAACAAAAAAAGTTTTTTTATATGTATTTAATACAATGTCAGACTGGGAATATGGATATTTAATAGCTGAACTAAACTCAGGAAGGTATTTCAAAAAAGATTTAGCACCTTTAAAAGTAATGACAGTAGGAGCTAATAAAGAAATGATTACGACTATGGGAGGGCTGAGCATAAAACCAGATATGTCCCTTGATGATTGTACTTTTGAAAATAAAGATCTTTTAATTTTACCGGGAGGAACTACTTGGAGTGAAGACATTCATCAGCCTATCTTGGAAAGAATCGGCCAGGCTTTAAAGCTTGGCACCATTGTTGCTGCAATTTGTGGCGCAATTGAGGCCCTCGCGAATAGGGGATACTTAGATACTAGAAAGCACACAAGTAATAACTTGGAATATACCAAAATGGTATGTCCTAACTACAAAGGAGAAAAGTTTTATGAGTTGGAATCTGCCGTATCTGATGCGAATTTAGTCACCGCATCAGGAATAGCTCCTCTGGAATTTGCCATGGAGGTACTAAAAAAAATAGATGTATTCACACCAGATGCATTACATTCATGGTATAACCTAAATAAGACTCATAAACCTGAATACTTCTTCCAGTTAATGAATTCAATTAATAAATGA
- a CDS encoding helix-turn-helix transcriptional regulator — MPKIDNMLAILWMLRSGEKITAKQISEKLEMNIRTVYRYIDTISKSGVPIISEPGHNGGYTLLDNFIEAPLFFDFEEQTSLFHAAVFAEEAGYYGGEALNRAISKLSNYSNQEQETKVNQHLTSLEVISRLRSLSMEPFLKELEQAVADGYSVKIVYHKSGEKQLNDRLVDPYRMIYWNNKWYVIGFCHLRNDIRSFRVDRIESLMLTENTFNRPEDFSARDFFTRNLLPAIEDKEGIIALVISGDKSVLDDICQHWFIGHYLQERTSNQAVFLLEKDVIHTYVPYLLLPYNQSIKVIEPISLKKRLVEVLSELIKFHEV; from the coding sequence ATGCCTAAAATTGACAATATGTTAGCAATTCTATGGATGCTTCGTTCAGGTGAAAAAATTACTGCAAAACAAATTTCAGAAAAGTTAGAGATGAATATAAGGACTGTGTATCGTTATATTGATACAATTTCAAAAAGTGGCGTACCTATAATTTCAGAACCAGGACATAACGGTGGATACACTTTATTGGACAATTTTATTGAGGCTCCTCTATTTTTTGATTTTGAGGAGCAAACTTCATTATTTCACGCTGCTGTTTTTGCAGAAGAAGCCGGATATTATGGTGGTGAGGCACTAAATAGGGCCATTTCAAAACTAAGTAACTACTCAAATCAAGAACAGGAAACAAAGGTAAACCAACATTTAACGAGTCTTGAAGTAATCAGTCGATTACGTTCACTTTCTATGGAACCTTTTTTGAAGGAGTTGGAGCAGGCCGTAGCTGACGGGTACTCAGTAAAAATTGTTTACCATAAAAGTGGAGAAAAGCAATTAAATGATAGATTGGTCGATCCGTACAGAATGATCTATTGGAATAATAAGTGGTATGTGATTGGATTTTGTCATCTTAGAAATGATATCCGTAGTTTTAGAGTAGATCGAATTGAAAGTCTAATGCTGACCGAAAATACGTTTAACCGGCCGGAAGATTTTTCAGCACGTGACTTTTTTACAAGAAATCTTCTTCCAGCTATAGAAGATAAGGAAGGGATTATTGCTTTGGTTATTTCTGGGGACAAAAGTGTATTGGATGATATTTGCCAACATTGGTTTATAGGACATTATTTACAAGAACGGACTTCAAATCAAGCCGTTTTTCTTCTTGAAAAAGATGTGATTCATACATATGTACCTTATTTACTTTTACCGTACAATCAATCTATTAAAGTGATTGAGCCGATCAGTCTGAAGAAAAGACTTGTTGAAGTTCTGTCGGAATTAATAAAATTTCATGAAGTATGA
- a CDS encoding DUF4937 domain-containing protein, translating into MIIKSISCKVKEEHKDKFYTDQQKWEVLYRVKGFLGQFGGWSQTDKLKACIYSFWVSEQHYNYFMKEVHDPIFINSGQGKTYYSINVQLFIEKIAFPSNKYIINQLLSETEFMRIATVQVKDEKVKHFEEMQRNVWNIGMSNAEGMQGGMFASSIKEDNSFLVLSGWKNEGFHQSYVDNILPELLRRSNAKMDALIIEGEQFKLEETWSVIPQLKI; encoded by the coding sequence ATGATTATTAAAAGTATTAGTTGTAAAGTCAAAGAAGAACATAAGGACAAATTTTATACAGATCAACAAAAATGGGAAGTTTTATATCGGGTGAAAGGGTTTTTAGGTCAGTTTGGAGGATGGAGCCAAACTGATAAATTAAAAGCTTGTATTTACTCTTTTTGGGTAAGTGAGCAGCACTATAATTATTTTATGAAAGAAGTACACGATCCTATTTTCATTAACTCGGGACAAGGTAAAACCTACTATTCAATAAACGTGCAATTATTTATTGAAAAAATCGCTTTTCCTAGTAACAAATACATTATAAATCAACTGCTAAGTGAAACTGAATTTATGCGAATTGCTACTGTACAGGTGAAAGATGAAAAAGTGAAACACTTTGAGGAAATGCAAAGGAATGTGTGGAACATAGGAATGAGTAACGCTGAAGGGATGCAAGGAGGTATGTTTGCAAGTTCAATAAAAGAAGACAATAGTTTTCTTGTTTTATCTGGATGGAAAAATGAGGGCTTCCATCAAAGTTATGTAGATAATATCCTTCCCGAATTATTAAGAAGATCCAATGCTAAAATGGATGCTTTAATCATAGAAGGTGAACAGTTTAAACTGGAAGAGACTTGGAGTGTTATTCCACAGCTTAAGATATGA
- a CDS encoding GNAT family N-acetyltransferase produces MKIINFDNSEKMRKRIAALYSSVWNEDENVIINRLEKHSTYNGFKAIIAMNDEEQIIGFAYGYNSLKGQYYRELLENTLTSEQVTYWLENCFEFVELAIHPFQRKKGIGRRLVNLLLEDVANKTAILTTQQDNIPAKSLYRTLNWKVIKEPFLPNGAAGKSYVIMGMELDNNI; encoded by the coding sequence GTGAAAATCATAAACTTTGATAATTCCGAAAAAATGAGAAAAAGAATAGCAGCTCTTTATAGTAGTGTTTGGAATGAAGATGAAAATGTAATTATTAATCGACTAGAGAAGCATTCAACATATAATGGTTTTAAAGCAATTATAGCAATGAATGATGAAGAACAAATTATTGGTTTTGCATATGGTTATAACTCTCTAAAAGGACAGTATTACAGAGAATTGCTTGAAAATACATTAACTTCAGAACAAGTGACTTATTGGCTCGAAAACTGTTTTGAATTTGTGGAATTAGCTATACATCCTTTTCAGAGAAAGAAAGGCATAGGGAGACGTTTAGTTAACTTGCTATTAGAAGATGTCGCTAACAAGACAGCAATTCTAACTACACAACAAGATAATATCCCTGCTAAATCATTGTACAGAACATTGAATTGGAAGGTTATTAAAGAACCTTTTTTACCAAACGGAGCCGCAGGGAAATCTTATGTGATTATGGGAATGGAACTGGATAACAACATATGA
- a CDS encoding LacI family DNA-binding transcriptional regulator, which produces MATIHDVAKLAGISRTTVSRVLNCHPYVTEEKKRKILNAMKQLNYVPNSSAQRLRKTKTDTIAVFVPRITNPFFSYLVEVMENEAAKFGYKLILCQTHYNKEQEKKFLELLKTKQVDGVILTSIENEWRHFKPYLNDGPIVICNEYDDDAYVPSVYLDQVKGGYLGTKHLIDRGYKRIAYCAGSERRSRLTRDRRKGYEQAMKEASLVIDEDWYLYNAISIEDGKNVFLRLKQIKNRPEAIFTGSDEVAAGLLKAAKDSGWRVPQDLAIIGFDNQPLAQLLGLSTVAQPVEKMGSQTMKVMIQAITGEESKNPTNLSFHLIHRTTT; this is translated from the coding sequence ATGGCTACGATTCATGATGTAGCAAAGCTTGCCGGAATATCTCGAACCACCGTTTCAAGGGTCTTGAATTGCCACCCTTACGTTACAGAAGAAAAGAAGCGTAAGATATTAAACGCAATGAAACAATTAAACTATGTGCCTAATAGTTCAGCGCAACGATTACGTAAAACCAAAACGGATACGATTGCTGTTTTCGTACCAAGAATCACGAACCCTTTCTTTAGTTACCTGGTAGAAGTGATGGAGAACGAGGCAGCAAAGTTTGGGTATAAACTTATTCTCTGTCAGACTCATTACAACAAAGAACAAGAAAAGAAGTTTCTTGAGCTGTTAAAAACAAAACAAGTGGATGGCGTAATTCTGACCTCGATAGAAAACGAATGGAGACATTTTAAACCGTATTTGAACGATGGTCCTATCGTGATTTGTAACGAATACGATGATGACGCTTACGTTCCTTCGGTCTATTTAGACCAAGTGAAGGGTGGATACCTTGGAACGAAACATCTCATTGACCGCGGATACAAAAGAATAGCGTATTGTGCTGGAAGTGAAAGAAGGTCCAGGTTAACAAGAGACCGGAGAAAAGGATACGAACAGGCTATGAAAGAAGCAAGTTTAGTAATCGATGAAGACTGGTACTTGTACAATGCGATCAGTATAGAAGATGGAAAGAATGTGTTTCTACGATTAAAACAGATAAAAAATAGACCAGAAGCGATTTTTACGGGGAGTGATGAAGTGGCTGCGGGACTCTTAAAAGCAGCAAAAGATAGTGGTTGGCGGGTTCCTCAAGATCTAGCCATCATTGGTTTTGATAACCAGCCTCTCGCGCAGCTGCTGGGTTTATCTACAGTCGCTCAACCAGTTGAGAAAATGGGGAGTCAGACAATGAAAGTAATGATTCAAGCAATCACTGGTGAAGAAAGTAAGAACCCAACAAATTTATCCTTCCATTTGATTCATAGAACAACAACATAA